One genomic segment of Spiroplasma endosymbiont of Poecilobothrus nobilitatus includes these proteins:
- a CDS encoding DUF3627 domain-containing protein — protein MSNFVKKNQNIANYFISKELIPFETDKASFINLPNHNCHIGFWLSNKFIYPSQKHSEQVAIGLIYDNSYRIVKYDENLKQHDWKFLTGTEIIDLYNQYKQNYFTRMHKALFQNEPKKVKTNNNNNLTNWSDEKVQQLINDLESLN, from the coding sequence TTGAGTAATTTTGTTAAGAAAAATCAGAATATAGCAAATTATTTTATTTCTAAGGAACTTATTCCTTTTGAAACAGATAAAGCAAGTTTTATAAATTTACCTAATCATAATTGCCATATTGGTTTTTGGTTGAGTAATAAGTTTATTTATCCTAGTCAAAAACACTCTGAACAAGTAGCAATCGGTTTGATTTATGATAATTCTTATCGTATTGTAAAATATGATGAAAATTTAAAACAACACGATTGAAAATTTTTAACTGGAACAGAAATAATTGATTTATATAATCAATATAAACAAAACTATTTTACGCGTATGCATAAAGCACTATTTCAAAATGAACCTAAAAAAGTAAAAACAAATAACAATAATAATTTAACAAATTGAAGTGATGAAAAAGTACAACAATTAATTAATGATTTAGAAAGTTTAAATTAA
- a CDS encoding DUF2649 family protein — protein MQNDWEKLKEFFIHVFLFIDKTNVKTITTLNLTQNEYLTLMIGVWIVILFLTWFLLWMIFKIVGYFK, from the coding sequence ATGCAAAATGATTGAGAAAAATTAAAAGAGTTTTTTATTCATGTCTTTTTGTTTATAGATAAAACGAATGTTAAAACTATTACAACTTTAAATTTAACACAAAATGAATATTTAACTTTAATGATTGGTGTTTGAATTGTAATTTTGTTTTTAACTTGGTTCTTATTGTGAATGATTTTTAAAATAGTTGGGTATTTTAAGTAA
- a CDS encoding lipoprotein has protein sequence MKKLLSILGTIGLTATSTTSLISCEKPNNNENEGGNKPEPKPTPEPEKLQQPPKNSNWKLVDGFINEKNNDSKKYIGIVKIENGWKIIKWTGKNIEWKYQYKAIYRWDGINEPETPIIDKNTGKITDWKG, from the coding sequence ATGAAAAAGTTACTAAGTATTTTAGGAACAATCGGATTAACAGCAACAAGTACAACATCATTAATTAGTTGTGAAAAACCAAATAACAATGAAAACGAAGGGGGTAATAAACCAGAACCTAAACCTACACCAGAACCAGAAAAACTACAACAACCACCAAAAAATAGTAATTGAAAATTAGTTGATGGATTTATAAATGAAAAAAATAATGATAGTAAAAAATATATTGGAATTGTTAAAATTGAAAATGGTTGAAAAATTATAAAATGAACAGGAAAAAATATTGAATGAAAATATCAATACAAAGCAATTTATCGTTGAGATGGTATTAATGAACCAGAAACACCAATAATTGATAAAAATACAGGTAAAATTACAGATTGAAAAGGTTAA
- a CDS encoding DDE-type integrase/transposase/recombinase, with product MKNIINDSNLSDLQAKSQDFLSKNYKNKYYKRIKTKIFAYINLCKEFFLETKLLLKDLIKKYFKNKFSTFYYWAKKILLAYTNNNFEDLLLKSTVPNNINYQYSEDTRKNICDLYFEYFDKRAGGFLSLFYNLKKGIHGEELKNKAPKNLKTFFRWLKKDKRWLKIKNKIKEIKRQHPRYEVKELGLLQMDAKYFMPSKFPVDKKYYVYDFIDERIRGVFGYIYDKLCTENAIDAVKRAISDFKKIFGIKITRIRTDNGSEFINSHQNNKKSSVKETTFTQFLTDKNILHQTIPIRSPQSNGKIERFHQNYTKLFVFY from the coding sequence ATGAAAAATATTATTAATGATTCTAATTTAAGCGATTTACAAGCAAAATCACAAGATTTTTTAAGTAAAAATTATAAAAATAAATATTATAAAAGAATAAAAACAAAAATATTTGCATATATTAATTTATGCAAGGAGTTTTTTCTTGAAACTAAGTTGTTATTAAAAGATTTAATTAAAAAATATTTTAAAAATAAATTTTCAACTTTTTATTATTGAGCAAAGAAAATTTTACTTGCATATACAAATAATAATTTTGAAGATTTATTATTAAAATCAACAGTTCCTAATAATATTAATTATCAATATAGTGAAGATACTCGCAAAAATATCTGTGATTTATATTTTGAATATTTTGATAAACGTGCTGGTGGTTTTTTATCATTGTTTTATAATTTAAAAAAAGGAATTCATGGCGAAGAATTAAAAAATAAAGCACCAAAAAATTTAAAAACATTTTTTCGTTGACTTAAAAAAGATAAACGATGATTAAAAATAAAAAATAAAATTAAAGAAATTAAAAGACAACATCCAAGATATGAAGTTAAAGAATTAGGATTATTACAAATGGATGCGAAATATTTTATGCCAAGTAAATTTCCAGTTGATAAAAAGTATTATGTTTATGATTTTATTGATGAAAGAATTAGAGGAGTATTCGGTTATATTTATGATAAATTATGCACTGAGAATGCTATTGATGCTGTTAAAAGAGCAATTAGTGATTTTAAAAAAATATTTGGTATCAAAATAACACGAATTAGAACTGATAACGGTTCTGAATTTATTAATAGTCATCAGAATAATAAAAAAAGTAGCGTTAAAGAAACTACTTTTACTCAATTTTTAACAGATAAAAATATTTTACATCAAACAATACCCATTCGTTCTCCACAGTCAAACGGTAAGATTGAAAGATTTCATCAAAATTATACTAAGTTATTTGTATTTTATTAA
- the truB gene encoding tRNA pseudouridine(55) synthase TruB, producing MHDGIFLINKPTGKTSNQVIQEIKQKLQINKIGHAGTLDPLATGLLVVLVNNATKMSEYLLTTDKAYDVEMRLFVETDTGDITGNVLNETVQFKIQKKILKKIFNEFNGFMYEQYPPKYSAIKVNGKKLYEYARQDKEVKIKPRTITIKAIKLKKYDAHNHTIKFIVLCTKGTYIRSLVTDIAAKLNTIATVTALCRTQSGNFMLSKAISPEAVNFNELISMYDALFTNNQQLLLYHHDEEIRQGKPIVIINHTDPIIFIIDKNKNVLAIYKHISKHVYACQRGLWGHIEPKNQDDREKDDHY from the coding sequence ATGCATGACGGTATTTTTTTAATCAATAAACCAACAGGAAAAACAAGTAATCAGGTTATTCAAGAAATTAAACAAAAATTGCAGATTAATAAAATTGGTCACGCAGGAACATTAGACCCATTAGCAACAGGATTGTTAGTTGTTTTAGTAAATAATGCTACGAAAATGAGTGAATATTTGTTAACAACAGATAAAGCGTATGATGTTGAAATGCGATTATTTGTTGAGACAGATACTGGTGATATTACTGGGAATGTGCTTAATGAAACAGTACAATTTAAGATTCAAAAAAAAATATTAAAAAAAATCTTTAATGAATTTAATGGATTTATGTATGAACAATATCCGCCAAAATATTCTGCTATTAAAGTTAATGGTAAAAAACTTTACGAATATGCACGCCAAGATAAAGAAGTAAAAATTAAACCACGAACTATTACAATTAAGGCAATTAAATTAAAAAAATATGATGCACATAATCATACAATTAAATTTATTGTGTTATGTACTAAAGGAACATATATTAGAAGTTTAGTGACTGATATTGCGGCAAAATTAAATACTATTGCTACTGTTACAGCTTTATGCCGTACGCAATCAGGAAATTTTATGCTATCTAAAGCAATTAGCCCTGAAGCAGTAAATTTTAATGAGTTAATATCGATGTATGATGCTTTATTTACTAATAATCAACAATTATTGCTTTATCATCATGATGAAGAAATTCGGCAAGGAAAACCTATTGTTATTATTAACCATACTGACCCAATTATTTTTATTATTGATAAAAATAAAAATGTTTTAGCAATTTATAAACATATTAGCAAACATGTTTATGCTTGTCAACGTGGACTATGAG